In the genome of Candidatus Phytoplasma solani, the window AAAGAATTTTCTACTTTATTCGCATCGTTACTAGAAACGATAGCTATAATTAATTTCATATGATCCACAAAAATATTATACCTTATTTTTTTAAATTTAGAGAAAAAAATATTTTTAAAAAAACAAATTAAAAACTATCACTTTTTTAAATTTAATAATTAGTTAACGTTTATCTAATTTAGCAGCTAAAAATCCCCCGATTAATTGTACTATTTGGGTTAAAGCAAACATAGAAAAAACACAAACCATAATCAAATCTAAAGAATTAAAACCATTTAATTTTAATAAAGAAGAGTCACCATTATAACCACGAGAAATAGCAATTTCGCCGATCCCTATATGTCCTATAATTCCTAAGACAGAAGAATAAGCCAAAGATGTTACAAAAAGAGAAGAAGCTTTTAAAACAATATCAGAGCAAGTTTCCTTCAATAAAAAAAATTTAATAAATTGCCAGTTATTAGCTCCAAGACTATAAGATGTTTGATAAATTTCAGGGTTAACAGTGAGAAAAATTTGTTCACAATGCCGACCAAAAAGTGGAGTTAAAATTAAAATTAAGGAAATTAAACCAACTTTAAAACCATAAGATAAACCAAAAAAAGGATATAAAAAAAATTTAATAAACAAAACAATCAACAACAAAAAAGGAGTTGAAATTAAAAAATTAATAAACATGTTGCAAATAAAATATCTTTTATGATGTTTTTTCATTTTTAATAAATATAAATAAACACCTAAAGAAAGTCCAAGAAAAAAAGAAACCAAAGAAGAAAGAAAAGTTATTTTAACAGTTTCTAAGAAAGCTTTTGCAAACAAATAATGATTCCATTCTTTATAAGTTATAATTTTCCAAAAAGTTTTTAAAAAAGTAAACATTATCTTAAGAAACTCTTTCGGCCGAACTAGTTTTCCCTAAATATTTATCTTTAATTGTTTGGCTAAGAATATCTATTTTTTCTCTAGGAATCATATAATATCTTCCTTTAAAAATCCCTTCTTGTGCTTCGTTAATAATTTTTTCTTGTTTTAAAACTTCTTGTAAAATTTTAATTTCTTTAGATTTTTCATTATCTTTTCTAGCCACTAAAGAAATAGTATAAGAATAAATAGGATCTTCTAATTCATCAGGTTTTTTAAGTGTTTCAACGACGCTAACATCATTAGATATGTTGCCCATAAGAGTAGGATATTGAAGACATAAATCATAACCTCCATTTAGAAATTTATGAGTAATTGAAATTAATTCATCAGTTTCATATTGAATTTCGGGGAAACCAAAAACACTTTCAAAAAAATTGGGTTTGAGTTCAAAAAATGTTTGAGTTGTTGTTCCAAGGTTATTTTTTTTAATTATGCCTAATTGTTCTAATAAATAAAAAGATAAAGACTGTTGAAAATTATCATTAGGCATTAAAATTTTTAGTTTTTTGTTGGGATTATCTTTTTTGAATTTTTTTAAGTCTTCCAAATTTTTAAAATTATTGTCTTTGTTTAAAGCAAAAAGACTAAATTTAGGTAAATAACCCGCTTGAACAAAAGTCAATCTATTATTATAATTTTGGTTAGCTATATTTAAATGATGAACATGGGCGTCAAATTTCGCATCTACTTCTTTATTGGCTAATAATTCATCAGTTTTATTAAAACCATTAGGAAAATATAAAATTTCTAAAGTAATGTTGTGATATTTTTTTAAATGTTTTTTCACAGAACCTTCTAATAGGTTTTGAACCGTCGATAAAGCAGTAGCTACTTTTAATCGCGAAGGAAAAAGATCTAAAGCAGTTTGTTTTGAGAAATGAGTTTTTAGATTCCAATAAAAATAACCTAAGGTAAAATTGACCAAAAGAGATAACGTAAATAAAACAAGTAAGAGATTTTTTTTATTCTTCCAAGGTAAAGAAAGTAAATAAAACATATATAAATACACCTTTGTAAATTAATTTATGGTTTTTTTGCAAAAAATAGTTAAAAAATGTTTTGATAAGGAACTGCCTCCATTTTATAAGTGGGATTTAAAGCAACAATTTTTTCTAACTTACCTTGATGCAAAATAGCTACTCGATGACATAAACTTTTAATAACTGCAACATTATGAGAAACTAAAAAAATAGTAGTTTTAAGTTGTTGATTGGTTTTTAGCAACAAGCACAAAATTTCTTGACTTGTAATTTCATCTAAAGCAAAAGTTGGTTCATCGCAAAAAACAATTTTGGGTTTATAAATTAAGGCTCTTGCAATTGCGATTCGTTGTTTTTGGCCGCCTGATAAGGTTTTGGGGTAAACGTTAGCGAAAGATTGTAAACCTACAAATGTTAAAATTTGATTAACTTCTTTTTGGATCAATTCTTTGCGATATTTTCTAATTTTCAAAGGTAAAGCGATATTATCAAAAACATTTAAATTATTCAAAAGATTAAAATTTTGAAAAATCATAGCACTTTCAAAACGATTAAAAGATTTTTGCATCACTTGTGACATATTTTGATCTGGTATTATAAATTCATTCATTATTTTTAATAAAGTACTTTTACCAGAACCAGATGATCCGACAAGACCAAAAATTTCACCTTTTAAAACTGTTAAAGTAATATTTTTAAGAATTTTTAGATGCGTTTGGTTCATCATAAAGGTTTTAGAAAGGTTTTTAATTTTAATCATAATAATCCATTTGTTATTTTAATAATTTTACAATATTTTAAATTCAAACAAATAGATTCATATAATGAATTAATTTACTTGTAACATTCAAAAAAATTAAATATTTGTTAATGTTTGTATTAGTTGTGTAAAATTTAAGGGTAAAGGAGCTTTGAGTTTCATTTTTTGAGAGGTGATGGGATGTGTAAATATTAACTCTTTAGCATGTAAAAATTGACCTAAATCAGTATTATAATGTTTGGAACCATAAAGTTTGTCTCCTACAATCGGATGTTTTAAATAAGATAAATGAGTTCTAATTTGATGAGTGCGTCCTGTTTCTAAAATAAATTCCATTAAAGAAAAATTCTTAAATCTTTTTAAAGTTTTAAAATGGGTAATTGATTGTTTTCCATTTAGTAAAACTGCCATTTTTAAGCGATCATGAGTATTTCTTGCAATCGGAAGATTAATGGTTCCTTTATCTTCTAAAAAACCTTCTATAAAAGCCCAATAAACTTTTTTAATAGTTCTCGTGTTAAAAGCTGTTTGTAATTTCTGACTAACATTATCATTTTTAGCTATTAATATTAAACCAGTGGTATTTTTATCTAACCTATGAACAATTCCCGGTCTTAAAGTATCAAGATTACTTAAAGATTTAAATTGATAAATCAAACCATTAATTAAGGTGATGCCTGAAAAACTCAAAGAAGGATGGACAATTAAATTAGAAGGTTTATTAATGACAGCTAAATATGGATCTTCATAAATAACATCTAAATTAAGATTATAAGGTTTTTGAATATTTAAAGGTGTTTTGAAAACAGTAGCTGTAATGGTTACTAAATCTTTAATTTTGAGTAGATATCTTTTTTTTGCGGGCTTGTGATTGACTAAAACTTTTTGAGATAAAATTAGTTTTTGAGATTGACTTTTATTCCAAGTAGTTTGACAAACTAAAAAATGATCTAATCTTTGCATTGCGTTTTTTTCTGAAATAAGAAAATCTTTAATTTCTTGCATATAAAAAACCTTTTCTAAAAAGATAAAAAAGAACAAATCTTAAGTTTACTTAAAGTTTGTTTAATGGCGGGGTTTTGTTTTGAAAAGAAAACTTATTTTAATAAATTTGTTATTTTTTTATACATTATTTTTTTGGTTTTATCCGAATGGAATAATTTAATTTTCTATTGAATTAATGCTTGGTTCATTTGTAGAAATTAATTCATTATTGTTTTTTTCTTTTTCAGCTGCTTTTTTTTCTTCTTCCCACCAACCAATTTTATTTGTGGCAACAATTTCATCAATATCTTTTTTAGTAAGTGTTTCAATTTCTAATAAATATGAAGCAATAGCATCTAATAAGACTTTATTTTCTTTAATAATTCTTTTTGCTTCTCCGTAACAGCTAGAAATTATTTTTTGAATTTCTTGATCAATTTCTAAACCTTTAGGATCAGAAAAATCATTTTGAAAATTGTTTCCTGAATATTGGACAAGTCCTAATTCACTCATCCCGAATTTAGTAACCATTAATTTAGCTATTTTAGTAGCCTCTTTAAAATCACTGTAAGCACCACTAGAAACATCATTAAACATTAATTCTTCAGCGACTCTTCCACCCAAAAAAGAAGTAATTTGAGCTAATAAAGTTTTTTTGGAAGAAAAGTAAGTTTCTTCTTGGGGTAACATTAAATTATAACCGCCAGCATTACCACGGGGAATAATAGTTATTTTTTGCACTACTTGAGCAAAAGGCATTTTAATACCAACGACGGCATGCCCTGCTTCGTGGAAAGCAACCATCCTTTTTTCTTTATCACTATATTTACGAGATTTTTTAGCAGGACCCATTAAAATACGATCCAAAGCTTCACTAATATCTTTTTTATTAATTGTAGAAGCACTTCTTCGAGCGGCTAATAAAGCAGCTTCATTTAAAGTTCCTTCTAATTGAGCACCACTGAATCCAGGAGTTTGTTTTGCTAATTCTTCCAAACTAATTTCTTTAGATAATTTTTTATTATTAGCATGAAGTTTTAAAATAGCTTCACGGTCTTTTACATTCGGTAAAGCAATATTAAAATGACGATCAAACCTACCTGGTCTTAAAATAGCTGAATCAATTGCTTCTGGTTGGTTAGTTGCAGCAATGACAATAATTCCTGATTTTTGGTTAAAACCATCCATTTCAACTAAAAGTTGATTTAAGGTTTGTTCCGAACCACTGTTTGTCATCATTGCTCCTCTTTTTCTTGCAACAGCTTCAATTTCATCAATGAAAACAATACACGGAGCTGATGCTTGTGCTTCTTTGAAAAGATCCCTGATGCGGCTTGCTCCAAGACCTACATAAACTTCATCAAATTCAGAACCAGCAGCAGCAAAAAAAGGAACACCAGCTTCACCAGCAACAGCTTTGGCTAAAAGGGTTTTACCAGTTCCTGGAGGTCCATATAATAAAACACCTTTTGGAATGCGAGCTCCCATAGATATATATTTGAGCGGGTTTTTTAAAAAATCAATTAACTCAGACATTTCTTCTTTTTCTTCATCAGCACCTGCAACATCTTTGAAAGTAAATCTTTTGTTAGGAATAGTTGCTTTTCTTGATTTAATACCTTTTTTAGCAGAAAGTTCATTACCGACTTGTTCAAGTGTATCCGAAAGAACAAGGTAAAAACAATATAAAATGATAACTTTGAAGCAAATCCAAGCAATTTCTATTGCAATTTCGTAACCATAATGAGGACGTGGATCTTTAGGATTTATTTTAATGTTTTTTAAAGAATCTTTTAGTCCCTCATCATTAAACAAATATTCTTTAGGGACGTGAAAATAATCAATTTTTTTATTATCTTTTTTGGTAACGGTTAATTTAAGATAATTTGTAAAAATAACAGGTTCATAAACTATTTCTTTTATTTCTTTATTTTCAAAAGAATCTGTTAATGATGTCAAGCCATCAGGATCTGTATTTTTTTTGTTAAAATAACACCATCCAAAAGCAAGAGCAATAACTACTAGAGCTACATATAAAACATAAACATTAAATTTTTTAAAAATTTTATCTAAAAATGTCATAAAATTACCTTCTTTTTTTAATAAATATCTAAGTTTTTAATAAATATCTAAGTTATTGGATAATTAAAAAAACAACTAACTTTTTAAATTAATTTTGTAAACCTAAGGAAATCAAATGAAAACTACCTAAGGTATAATTAATATATAAATGAGGAATCCATAAAATATTATCATTATGATCAACTATTAACCATAAATTATTTCTTTGGAGAAAAGGGACTTTTTTATTGATTAAAAAGTTTTTGAGTTTTTGCTTTCCAAAACTAAATTTCAAGTAATCACCTGGTTTTTTTTGACGCAACTTCAAAGGAAAAATAATTTGTTGTAAATCATAACTAATAGTTAAAACTTGTTGCAAAGAAGAAGGGAGACAAGTTGCACAAGTAGAGACATAAAGTAAAGGTTTTTTGTAGACACAATCTTTTATTGTTAAGGATGTGTCATTAGAAACAAGACCAAAATAATTATAACTTTTAATCAAAGAATAACCTAAATTAAGAGTCCAAGAT includes:
- a CDS encoding ABC transporter permease subunit, whose product is MFTFLKTFWKIITYKEWNHYLFAKAFLETVKITFLSSLVSFFLGLSLGVYLYLLKMKKHHKRYFICNMFINFLISTPFLLLIVLFIKFFLYPFFGLSYGFKVGLISLILILTPLFGRHCEQIFLTVNPEIYQTSYSLGANNWQFIKFFLLKETCSDIVLKASSLFVTSLAYSSVLGIIGHIGIGEIAISRGYNGDSSLLKLNGFNSLDLIMVCVFSMFALTQIVQLIGGFLAAKLDKR
- a CDS encoding MetQ/NlpA family ABC transporter substrate-binding protein; this encodes MFYLLSLPWKNKKNLLLVLFTLSLLVNFTLGYFYWNLKTHFSKQTALDLFPSRLKVATALSTVQNLLEGSVKKHLKKYHNITLEILYFPNGFNKTDELLANKEVDAKFDAHVHHLNIANQNYNNRLTFVQAGYLPKFSLFALNKDNNFKNLEDLKKFKKDNPNKKLKILMPNDNFQQSLSFYLLEQLGIIKKNNLGTTTQTFFELKPNFFESVFGFPEIQYETDELISITHKFLNGGYDLCLQYPTLMGNISNDVSVVETLKKPDELEDPIYSYTISLVARKDNEKSKEIKILQEVLKQEKIINEAQEGIFKGRYYMIPREKIDILSQTIKDKYLGKTSSAERVS
- a CDS encoding ATP-binding cassette domain-containing protein, which encodes MIKIKNLSKTFMMNQTHLKILKNITLTVLKGEIFGLVGSSGSGKSTLLKIMNEFIIPDQNMSQVMQKSFNRFESAMIFQNFNLLNNLNVFDNIALPLKIRKYRKELIQKEVNQILTFVGLQSFANVYPKTLSGGQKQRIAIARALIYKPKIVFCDEPTFALDEITSQEILCLLLKTNQQLKTTIFLVSHNVAVIKSLCHRVAILHQGKLEKIVALNPTYKMEAVPYQNIF
- a CDS encoding RluA family pseudouridine synthase, translated to MQEIKDFLISEKNAMQRLDHFLVCQTTWNKSQSQKLILSQKVLVNHKPAKKRYLLKIKDLVTITATVFKTPLNIQKPYNLNLDVIYEDPYLAVINKPSNLIVHPSLSFSGITLINGLIYQFKSLSNLDTLRPGIVHRLDKNTTGLILIAKNDNVSQKLQTAFNTRTIKKVYWAFIEGFLEDKGTINLPIARNTHDRLKMAVLLNGKQSITHFKTLKRFKNFSLMEFILETGRTHQIRTHLSYLKHPIVGDKLYGSKHYNTDLGQFLHAKELIFTHPITSQKMKLKAPLPLNFTQLIQTLTNI
- the ftsH gene encoding ATP-dependent zinc metalloprotease FtsH; translation: MTFLDKIFKKFNVYVLYVALVVIALAFGWCYFNKKNTDPDGLTSLTDSFENKEIKEIVYEPVIFTNYLKLTVTKKDNKKIDYFHVPKEYLFNDEGLKDSLKNIKINPKDPRPHYGYEIAIEIAWICFKVIILYCFYLVLSDTLEQVGNELSAKKGIKSRKATIPNKRFTFKDVAGADEEKEEMSELIDFLKNPLKYISMGARIPKGVLLYGPPGTGKTLLAKAVAGEAGVPFFAAAGSEFDEVYVGLGASRIRDLFKEAQASAPCIVFIDEIEAVARKRGAMMTNSGSEQTLNQLLVEMDGFNQKSGIIVIAATNQPEAIDSAILRPGRFDRHFNIALPNVKDREAILKLHANNKKLSKEISLEELAKQTPGFSGAQLEGTLNEAALLAARRSASTINKKDISEALDRILMGPAKKSRKYSDKEKRMVAFHEAGHAVVGIKMPFAQVVQKITIIPRGNAGGYNLMLPQEETYFSSKKTLLAQITSFLGGRVAEELMFNDVSSGAYSDFKEATKIAKLMVTKFGMSELGLVQYSGNNFQNDFSDPKGLEIDQEIQKIISSCYGEAKRIIKENKVLLDAIASYLLEIETLTKKDIDEIVATNKIGWWEEEKKAAEKEKNNNELISTNEPSINSIEN